The Clostridium beijerinckii genomic sequence TAGTATAAGAGAAGCAGATACTTATGTAATCGCTGAAGCAGATAGAAGAATGGTATCACTTGCAAAGCCGCTGAAGAGTTTAGGAAAGTTAGAAGAAATTGCTATAAAGCTTGCGGGCATTACAGGAAAAGTGAAAAATAACATAACAAAAAAAATGGTTATAATAATGTCCTCGGATAATGGGGTGGTTGAAGAAGGAGTTGCTTCTGCGCCTCAATCGGTAACTTTAGCACAAACAATTAACTTCACAAAAGGATTAACAGGTGTAGCAGTTCTTGCAAAAGAAAATGATACTGAGCTTATGGTGATAGATGTAGGCATTAACTGTGATTTTAGCTATCCTGGCGTAATTAATAAAAAGATAAGAAAAGGAACTAATAATATTGCAAAGGGCCCTGCAATGACACGTGAAGAAGCAGAAAAAGCAATTTTAATTGGAATAGAATCTGTTAAAAATGCTAAAGAACTGGGCTATGAAATGCTTGGCGTTGGAGAGATGGGGATTGGCAATACTTCTACTAGCAGTGCCGTGTTGTCAGTATTAACAGATGTAAGAGTGGAAACAGTTGTAGGAAGAGGTGCTGGAATCACAGACGAATCATTTGAGAAAAAGAAGGAAGTTATTAAGAAAGCAATAAAGGTAAACAATCCATCAAAAGATGATCCAATAGACGTAGTTTCGAAAGTTGGAGGTTTTGACTTAGCAGCTATGGCAGGAGTTTTTTTAGGCTCTGCTTATTATAAAGTTCCAGTTGTTATTGATGGCTTTATATCAGCAGTTGCTGCACTTATAGCATTTAAATTAAATTCAAAAGCTAGAGATTATATGTTTACTTCACATGACTCAAAAGAATTAGGATTCAAAGTTGCAATGAAAGAGCTAAGCTTAAGTCCAATATTAGACTTAGATATGGGACTTGGAGAAGGAAGTGGATGCCCATTAGCATTTTCAATAATGAAATCTGCATGTGCGGTTATGAATAACATGGCAACTTTTGAAGAAGCAGAAATTAACGACAGTTATTTAGATGAACTTAAGGCTATGAATAAATGATAAATATTTAAATGATTGCAGAGTATTAAATTAACTATTTATAATTTAATAAGGCACATGAAAGTAAATAATAAGTAAAAAACTACTAAGGAATGTTTTTTTATGTAGAAAAGTTCCGTATTGCAGTATAGATGCTCTTTTCATAAGTGTATAGCTGCTTTTTATAAGTGGTATATTTCTAGTCGTGCGAGGAAGTAAAAGATCATCATAGTGGGGTTAATATGGAATTTAAAGAATATGTTATAATAACTGTATACTCTATGAAAACATGAGTATGTAAAGCGGTTAAAACTTATGATATTATGTTTTAATAATTTGATAATAATATATTTGTTTTGACAAATGCTTATAAAGTAATGATTAAGCAGCATTTTTGAATATAAAATTACTTGTTTTTATGAATAAGAAAGGAGATTGTTTATGGAATTAGGACTTATTCATATTTATTGTGGAGATGGAAAGGGAAAGACAACAGCGGCTATGGGTCTTGGAATGAGGGCTGTTGGACGTCAAAAGAAAGTTTTGTTAACACAATTTTTAAAGGATAATGAGACGGGTGAATTGAATTCTATTGATAAGCTAGGAAATGACTTTGAAGTTTTTAAAGGGGCTCCAGTAAAGAAATTTTTTAAATTTATGAGTGAAAAAGAGCAAATAGATACTAAAAGAGAGCATGAGGAAAGATTTTCTAAGGTTACTAAAAAGGCTGTAGAAGAAAATTTTGATTTATTGATATTAGATGAAGTGATTGCATCTACTAATTTAGATTTAATCCCTTTAAGTGAAGTAATAAATTTTTTAGAAAACAAACCAAAGGGATTAGAAGTTGTTCTAACTGGTAGGAATCCTAATGAAAAGTTAGTTGAACTTGCAGATTATGTTTCAGAAATTAAAGCTGTAAAACATCCATATGAGAAAGGAATAGGCTCAAGGATAGGTATAGAGAAGTAATTTATTTTTAATAGTATTTTGGGCTTAAATTAGAGTATATGAATTATTTAATAATTGGAGGTTCTAAGAGTGGTAAATCAGAAGTTGGAGAAAGAATAGCTCTAACCTTAAATAGAAATGAAGTTATATATATTGCCACTATGAATCCATATGATAGAGAAGATGAAGAGAGAATAGAGAAACATAAAAAAAGTAGAGAAGGATTAAATTTTAAGACACTGGAAGTTCCTAGAGATTTGGATAGTGTGATTAATATAATCAATTGCAAGGATACTGTACTTATAGATAGCATAACTTCGCTTTTGACCAATGAGATGTTTAATGCAAATGATATTATAAAAAATCCTTCGCATAAGATACTAAGTAATTTAAAACAAATTATGAATAATGCAAAGAATGTTATTACTGTGAGTGATTACATATTTAATGATGCTATACAATATGATGAAATAACTGAAAATTTTAAGAAGGAACTAGCTATTATAAATAGAGGGTTAGCAAATTATTGTGAGAATGTTATAGAATGTAGCTTCGGATTAATAAAGTATATTAAACATGAGGAGAAAGTAACTTTATGAAGAAATTATACAAAGGATTTATTATGGCATTAAGCATGTTTACGATACTTCCAACTCCATATGTTGAATGGGATGATGATGGAGTAAAAAATATGATGAAATTTTACCCACTGATTGGATTAATAATTGGAATATTGTGGAGTATAATATATTATTTAGTGGGTATATTAAATATCTCAATAATTTTAAAGAGTTCAATAATTACCATAGTACCATTTATAATAACAGGAATGCTGCATTTAGATGGTTTTATGGATGTTTGCGATGCAATTCTTTCAAGGAGAAGTAAGGAAGAAAAACTCAGAATACTTAA encodes the following:
- the cobT gene encoding nicotinate-nucleotide--dimethylbenzimidazole phosphoribosyltransferase; translation: MNINSKELRDIINSIREADTYVIAEADRRMVSLAKPLKSLGKLEEIAIKLAGITGKVKNNITKKMVIIMSSDNGVVEEGVASAPQSVTLAQTINFTKGLTGVAVLAKENDTELMVIDVGINCDFSYPGVINKKIRKGTNNIAKGPAMTREEAEKAILIGIESVKNAKELGYEMLGVGEMGIGNTSTSSAVLSVLTDVRVETVVGRGAGITDESFEKKKEVIKKAIKVNNPSKDDPIDVVSKVGGFDLAAMAGVFLGSAYYKVPVVIDGFISAVAALIAFKLNSKARDYMFTSHDSKELGFKVAMKELSLSPILDLDMGLGEGSGCPLAFSIMKSACAVMNNMATFEEAEINDSYLDELKAMNK
- a CDS encoding cob(I)yrinic acid a,c-diamide adenosyltransferase, with product MELGLIHIYCGDGKGKTTAAMGLGMRAVGRQKKVLLTQFLKDNETGELNSIDKLGNDFEVFKGAPVKKFFKFMSEKEQIDTKREHEERFSKVTKKAVEENFDLLILDEVIASTNLDLIPLSEVINFLENKPKGLEVVLTGRNPNEKLVELADYVSEIKAVKHPYEKGIGSRIGIEK
- a CDS encoding bifunctional adenosylcobinamide kinase/adenosylcobinamide-phosphate guanylyltransferase, whose protein sequence is MNYLIIGGSKSGKSEVGERIALTLNRNEVIYIATMNPYDREDEERIEKHKKSREGLNFKTLEVPRDLDSVINIINCKDTVLIDSITSLLTNEMFNANDIIKNPSHKILSNLKQIMNNAKNVITVSDYIFNDAIQYDEITENFKKELAIINRGLANYCENVIECSFGLIKYIKHEEKVTL